One genomic window of Leptospira paudalimensis includes the following:
- a CDS encoding class I SAM-dependent methyltransferase, with amino-acid sequence MKSCILCQSTESKTVFNENGTPILECQNCGHVYSSYEQEEHYEGYWDGAEQTYDLEWWDNAHRAVYADFIKTYLGESKGNLLDVGCGLGFFVKAVLTEKPGWTAVGYEISKQAVKFANEQNGMKTVYAGLVQDSKLPKESFDIITLWDVIEHIPKPHSLLTYLHGLLKPGGVLFLQTPNFPIQLTKANLKVKLKGMKEGVHYLEAKDHVNNYKMSTLAELGKQCGFTKPEYKVLMPILSVSGSKSKLAVYVKLAYYYFTKLVFALSFKTINWNNTLFLTLKKP; translated from the coding sequence ATGAAATCTTGTATCCTTTGCCAATCAACCGAGTCCAAAACTGTTTTCAATGAAAATGGAACTCCCATTTTGGAATGCCAAAATTGTGGTCATGTCTATTCTTCTTATGAACAAGAAGAACACTACGAAGGGTATTGGGACGGCGCAGAACAAACATATGATTTGGAATGGTGGGACAACGCTCATAGAGCTGTCTATGCTGACTTCATCAAAACCTATCTAGGAGAATCCAAAGGAAATCTTTTGGATGTAGGTTGTGGGTTGGGATTTTTTGTGAAAGCAGTCCTGACTGAAAAACCAGGTTGGACTGCCGTTGGTTATGAGATTTCCAAACAAGCTGTCAAATTTGCCAACGAACAGAATGGCATGAAGACTGTGTATGCAGGACTTGTACAAGATTCCAAACTCCCAAAAGAAAGTTTTGATATCATCACACTTTGGGATGTGATTGAACACATTCCGAAACCACACTCGCTTCTCACTTACTTACATGGACTTCTGAAACCTGGTGGAGTTTTATTTTTACAAACTCCCAATTTCCCGATCCAATTAACAAAAGCCAATTTGAAGGTGAAGTTAAAAGGAATGAAGGAAGGTGTACATTACTTAGAAGCGAAAGACCATGTCAACAATTACAAAATGTCCACCTTAGCAGAACTTGGCAAACAATGTGGATTCACAAAACCCGAATACAAAGTTCTTATGCCAATCCTTTCTGTATCAGGGAGTAAAAGTAAACTGGCAGTGTATGTAAAACTCGCGTATTATTACTTCACCAAACTTGTGTTTGCACTCAGCTTCAAAACCATCAACTGGAACAACACTTTATTTTTGACGCTGAAAAAGCCATGA
- the ppk1 gene encoding polyphosphate kinase 1, whose product MTANPTEKIEMGNQNIFFDRELSWIDFNYRVLEESFDKENPLLERLKFLCITESNLDEFFMVRVAGLLNLKNAGIEEKSLNGKRTSETIAELYSKVGQFVKKQYESLDEILVELKQNKIVVVQDPSELAGDDIQFVKNYYKREVSSILTPLAIDPSHPFPHILNRTLNLGITLYSDDDKNKIKELFAIVQVPSVLPRFLQLPPNLESDTRRYFPLEEIIKLHLGDLFYGMNVKQIHTFKIVRDADISINEEQNIGDLLTTMKNELKNRMWGDAVRLDVHSGAGHIKELLRGLLELEEYQVMEIPTLLSLNDMMFFQSLEKTSHLKYSYPVPKSGFAAKKSESIFSEIRKNDHLLHHPYESFKSIEDMLKIASQDPKVLAIKMTLYRTSGDSPIIQYLGEAAENGKQVTVLVELKARFDEERNIRWAKKLEDSGVHVVYGVVGLKIHCKMLLIVRREEDKLNRYVHLGTGNYNSTTARYYTDISLFTANPEITEDVAILFNTITSSGKMPRLSKIYAAPTFLKEEFLRLIQRETDNAKSGKQARVIFKMNSLVDPDVILKLYEASQAGVKIDLIIRGICCLRPGIPGVSDRINVRSIVGRYLEHSRIYSFENGGKPEVYLASADCMPRNFLRRIEVMFPILQDKHKKRIAKILELLLRDNTQARVLESDGSYTRLTPGDDDPAVNSQIDMVDI is encoded by the coding sequence ATGACTGCTAACCCTACAGAAAAAATAGAAATGGGGAACCAAAATATCTTTTTCGACCGCGAACTTTCCTGGATCGACTTCAATTACCGTGTACTCGAAGAATCCTTTGATAAAGAAAATCCACTCTTAGAACGCCTAAAATTTTTATGCATCACTGAATCCAATTTGGATGAGTTTTTTATGGTGCGTGTGGCGGGACTTCTCAATTTGAAAAATGCGGGAATTGAAGAAAAAAGCCTGAATGGAAAAAGAACATCAGAAACCATCGCAGAACTTTATTCTAAAGTTGGCCAATTTGTTAAAAAACAATACGAATCTCTCGATGAGATTTTAGTCGAATTAAAACAAAACAAAATTGTGGTCGTACAAGATCCAAGTGAACTTGCAGGTGATGACATTCAGTTTGTGAAAAATTATTACAAACGCGAAGTATCATCCATTCTCACTCCACTTGCCATTGATCCGTCCCACCCTTTTCCCCATATTCTCAATCGAACCCTGAATTTAGGGATCACATTGTATTCAGATGATGACAAAAACAAAATTAAGGAACTGTTTGCGATTGTCCAGGTGCCAAGTGTATTACCTAGATTTTTGCAATTACCTCCGAACCTAGAAAGTGATACTAGAAGGTATTTTCCATTAGAAGAAATCATTAAACTCCACTTAGGTGATTTGTTTTATGGAATGAACGTAAAACAAATCCATACCTTTAAGATTGTAAGAGATGCAGATATCTCAATCAATGAGGAACAAAACATTGGTGACCTTCTCACCACAATGAAAAACGAATTAAAAAACAGAATGTGGGGAGATGCTGTTCGTTTGGATGTCCACTCAGGTGCAGGCCATATCAAGGAACTACTCCGGGGTTTATTGGAACTCGAAGAATACCAAGTAATGGAGATTCCCACCTTACTTAGTTTAAACGACATGATGTTTTTCCAAAGTTTGGAAAAAACAAGCCATTTAAAGTATTCGTATCCAGTTCCAAAATCTGGTTTTGCAGCCAAAAAAAGTGAATCGATATTTTCTGAGATTCGCAAAAACGATCACTTACTCCACCACCCATATGAAAGTTTTAAATCGATAGAAGACATGTTAAAAATTGCAAGCCAAGACCCAAAAGTCCTTGCGATTAAAATGACATTGTATCGAACTTCTGGAGATTCCCCCATTATACAATACTTAGGTGAAGCAGCTGAGAATGGAAAACAGGTAACCGTACTTGTGGAACTAAAAGCTCGATTTGATGAAGAAAGAAACATACGTTGGGCAAAAAAATTAGAAGATAGTGGTGTTCATGTTGTTTATGGTGTTGTTGGTCTCAAAATCCATTGTAAGATGTTACTCATTGTTCGTAGAGAAGAAGACAAACTGAATCGTTATGTCCACCTTGGAACAGGGAACTATAATTCTACAACAGCAAGGTATTACACAGACATTAGTTTGTTCACAGCAAATCCTGAGATCACAGAAGACGTGGCCATTCTCTTTAACACAATCACAAGTTCAGGCAAAATGCCTAGACTCTCTAAAATTTATGCAGCACCTACTTTTCTCAAAGAAGAATTTTTACGACTCATCCAAAGAGAAACTGACAACGCAAAATCAGGAAAACAGGCTCGAGTCATTTTCAAAATGAACTCTCTTGTTGACCCAGATGTGATTTTAAAACTTTATGAAGCATCCCAAGCAGGCGTAAAAATCGATTTGATTATCAGAGGAATTTGTTGTTTACGTCCGGGAATTCCAGGTGTTTCCGATCGTATCAACGTTCGTTCGATTGTTGGTAGGTACTTAGAACATTCCAGGATTTATAGTTTTGAAAATGGTGGAAAACCAGAAGTTTACTTAGCATCTGCAGATTGTATGCCAAGAAACTTCCTACGCAGAATTGAAGTGATGTTTCCGATCTTACAAGACAAACACAAAAAACGAATCGCAAAAATACTAGAATTACTCCTCCGAGACAATACACAAGCGCGTGTATTGGAATCAGACGGAAGTTATACGAGACTCACTCCAGGTGATGATGATCCTGCTGTGAACTCACAAATTGATATGGTAGATATCTAA
- a CDS encoding HAD family hydrolase translates to MALFLDLDNTILPSKEAYAHAIENCAKDWQEQMLGGNFLELYDLARKQVKSQLKHHSSNRLRLLCFKLMWEMLGNGFQTKDIDGVFWMEDRYYFHFLSYYAEEKKKEKYQNSLFPLLVSLSKEFPIYLTTNETLRTQLLKVRGFLPDEFRFTLITSEEVGFEKPTKEFFQYVMEKANEDPKDCILLGDNWEDDILGASSHGISSIHIPKMWGEGEEVNVLSVEEISAIQKDRNSKPNTNQVDLDTNAQPITIWRASNIISGLTFARSWLFQRQK, encoded by the coding sequence ATGGCATTATTTCTAGATTTAGATAATACAATTCTACCCTCTAAAGAAGCGTATGCACACGCAATTGAAAATTGCGCAAAGGATTGGCAAGAGCAAATGTTAGGCGGGAACTTTTTAGAGTTGTATGATCTTGCTAGAAAACAAGTTAAATCTCAGCTCAAACACCATAGTTCGAATCGACTGCGATTGTTATGTTTTAAGTTGATGTGGGAGATGTTGGGGAATGGGTTCCAAACGAAAGATATTGATGGCGTATTCTGGATGGAAGACCGGTATTATTTTCATTTTCTTTCCTATTATGCAGAAGAAAAAAAGAAAGAGAAATACCAAAACTCCTTATTTCCCCTGTTAGTTTCTCTCTCAAAGGAATTTCCCATTTACCTCACAACGAATGAAACCCTTCGCACACAGTTACTTAAGGTCCGAGGATTTTTACCGGATGAGTTTCGTTTTACACTCATCACATCTGAAGAAGTTGGTTTTGAAAAACCAACAAAAGAGTTCTTTCAGTATGTGATGGAAAAGGCAAACGAAGATCCAAAGGATTGTATTTTACTCGGCGACAATTGGGAAGATGATATCCTGGGAGCCAGTTCCCACGGAATCTCAAGCATCCATATTCCAAAGATGTGGGGAGAGGGAGAGGAGGTGAATGTTTTGAGTGTAGAAGAAATCTCTGCCATTCAGAAAGATCGGAACTCCAAACCCAATACAAATCAGGTAGATCTAGATACGAATGCCCAGCCTATTACAATTTGGAGGGCATCCAATATTATTTCCGGTCTAACGTTTGCTAGGTCATGGCTTTTTCAGCGTCAAAAATAA
- a CDS encoding lysophospholipid acyltransferase family protein — protein MENTVDQVKKNVENIKKFVTPFFNLAVNTTVYGYHNIVPTGKLILTCNHRSDMDPFVIGSVFPRFISWIAAEYTTRIPLFKDFVEKTGTIPMAIDGNISMASIKKVQQVFKNGDVLGIFPEGHDYMVQNDFSAPLAKFHSGFAAFSLRNKVDILPSVIIPEEETITNYPIPPLVRAFMGMPKEVCDIKRRVVYKKINVVFGEVIKYENYAHLPLDKGMVAVSEETKRRMGELQKVDYLKK, from the coding sequence ATGGAAAATACCGTAGACCAAGTCAAAAAAAACGTCGAGAACATCAAAAAGTTTGTCACTCCGTTTTTTAATTTGGCTGTGAACACAACGGTTTACGGTTACCATAACATTGTCCCAACAGGCAAACTTATCCTCACATGTAATCATAGAAGTGATATGGATCCCTTTGTGATTGGATCTGTGTTTCCGAGGTTTATCTCTTGGATCGCCGCCGAATATACCACAAGGATTCCTCTTTTCAAAGACTTCGTGGAAAAAACAGGAACCATTCCTATGGCCATCGATGGAAACATTTCCATGGCCAGTATCAAAAAGGTACAACAGGTTTTTAAAAATGGAGATGTGCTTGGGATTTTTCCAGAAGGACATGATTATATGGTGCAGAATGATTTTTCTGCTCCCCTAGCTAAATTCCACTCTGGGTTTGCTGCGTTTAGTTTGCGTAACAAAGTGGACATCCTTCCTTCTGTCATCATTCCAGAAGAAGAAACCATCACTAATTACCCGATCCCACCACTTGTTCGTGCCTTTATGGGAATGCCAAAAGAAGTGTGTGATATCAAACGTAGAGTAGTGTATAAAAAAATCAATGTGGTCTTTGGTGAAGTCATCAAGTATGAGAACTATGCTCACCTTCCGCTTGACAAAGGTATGGTGGCCGTTTCAGAAGAAACAAAACGGCGCATGGGTGAATTACAGAAAGTAGATTATTTAAAGAAATAA
- a CDS encoding adenylate/guanylate cyclase domain-containing protein has product MVKKQRLQFIAFLLIYFIVPFSACLFTLLFANYTSNVFLPERFLVLFEATQTTQDFTLLALTWAPFPIITVILFFYSLPVSNYLFKRNKCTYLSEERARHRIVHSPLIISLFGFTGWELSTFLSVYRIDTLFPASPPQSIITVTILFAFWGLFAFAFSYATTNYLNRKLIIPCVFPEGGLGKYAKGKQFSIVTKQIIFWTASTLFPIILLVFGLLQRTNHNIFQLHELVHTDVLFEVIAIMLFFSFAFSVTFAISLQHPLNLIEEATELIKEQKFDTRVTIFSSDELGLLGDAVNEMAEGLAERERIKDTFGRIVDPRVRDYLLSNEHSLGGKVVDATILFSDLRDFTKLSEKRTPEEVLYILNRYFQEMSNAIEVHGGFINKFIGDAILAVFGTPMPMVDHADRAFQTALEMQRNLELLNQQFMKEGLTELKMGIGIHTGSLLVGNIGSTNRMEFTVIGDTVNTASRVEGLCKGLQKNLLITENTANLISPSIRSQLQLEGEYELKGRESKEKIYSYPIL; this is encoded by the coding sequence ATGGTAAAAAAACAGAGACTTCAATTCATTGCTTTCCTTCTTATCTATTTTATAGTCCCTTTTTCGGCCTGTTTATTTACATTACTGTTTGCAAATTACACTAGTAATGTTTTTTTACCAGAAAGGTTTTTAGTTTTATTTGAAGCTACCCAAACAACACAAGATTTCACCTTACTTGCATTAACATGGGCTCCATTTCCTATCATCACTGTTATTTTGTTTTTTTATAGCCTTCCTGTTTCAAACTATCTATTCAAAAGAAACAAGTGTACATATTTATCGGAAGAAAGAGCTCGCCATCGGATAGTCCACTCACCCCTCATCATCAGTTTGTTTGGTTTTACTGGTTGGGAATTATCCACATTTTTATCGGTATATCGAATTGATACTTTGTTTCCAGCCTCACCTCCTCAAAGTATCATTACCGTTACAATTCTATTTGCATTTTGGGGACTGTTTGCATTTGCTTTTTCCTATGCAACAACCAACTATTTAAACCGAAAATTAATCATTCCTTGTGTGTTTCCAGAAGGTGGACTCGGAAAATACGCGAAGGGAAAACAATTTTCCATCGTCACAAAACAAATTATCTTTTGGACCGCTTCTACATTATTCCCAATCATTTTGTTGGTCTTTGGATTGTTACAACGAACAAACCATAATATATTCCAATTACATGAGTTAGTTCATACAGATGTTTTGTTTGAAGTGATCGCAATCATGTTATTTTTTTCCTTTGCTTTTTCAGTTACATTTGCCATCAGCTTACAACACCCACTCAACCTAATAGAAGAGGCAACGGAACTCATCAAAGAACAAAAATTTGATACAAGAGTTACGATTTTTAGCTCTGACGAACTTGGACTTTTAGGAGACGCTGTCAATGAAATGGCAGAGGGTCTAGCGGAAAGAGAAAGGATCAAAGATACATTTGGTCGAATTGTTGACCCACGTGTAAGGGATTATCTACTTTCCAACGAACATAGCCTTGGTGGTAAAGTTGTTGATGCCACAATTCTGTTTTCCGACTTAAGAGACTTTACAAAACTTTCTGAAAAAAGAACTCCTGAAGAAGTATTATATATCTTAAATCGATATTTCCAAGAAATGAGTAATGCGATCGAAGTCCACGGGGGATTTATCAATAAATTCATTGGGGATGCGATCCTTGCCGTATTTGGAACACCTATGCCCATGGTAGACCATGCGGATCGTGCGTTTCAAACTGCATTGGAGATGCAAAGAAATTTGGAACTTCTGAACCAACAATTTATGAAAGAAGGATTAACAGAACTCAAAATGGGAATCGGTATTCATACCGGAAGTTTGCTTGTAGGTAACATTGGTTCCACCAATCGAATGGAATTTACAGTCATCGGAGATACAGTGAATACCGCATCTCGGGTGGAAGGTCTTTGTAAAGGGTTACAAAAAAACCTTCTCATCACAGAAAATACAGCGAATCTCATTTCACCATCCATCCGCTCTCAGTTGCAACTTGAAGGGGAATACGAACTCAAAGGAAGAGAATCAAAAGAAAAAATTTATTCTTATCCCATCTTATAA
- the dapF gene encoding diaminopimelate epimerase: protein MKINFTKMEGIGNDYVYIDATKNDIRLTPEQIQKLSDRNFGIGGDGVIFIRNSNSGEFQMDMYNSDGSSSEMCGNGVRCVGKFVYDHGLTKNQKPTIETGKGVLTLDLKTGTNGKVEMVTVDMGEPILKPSLVPIVWPGEEPVINQEIEVQGKKYRFTAVSMGNPHCVIYVDDADAFPVREIGPIIENHPLFPRRVNVEFVSVRGKDHLYQRTWERGTGETLACGTGACAVTVSSILNGKTGRSVRIDLRGGTLHVEWKENGSVMMTGPAKEVFSGEVEI from the coding sequence ATGAAAATCAACTTCACCAAAATGGAAGGGATCGGAAACGACTACGTATACATAGATGCTACGAAAAATGACATCCGACTCACACCAGAACAAATCCAAAAACTATCCGACCGTAATTTTGGGATCGGTGGCGATGGAGTGATTTTCATCCGTAATTCAAATTCCGGCGAATTCCAAATGGATATGTACAATTCCGATGGAAGTTCCTCTGAAATGTGTGGTAACGGAGTCCGTTGTGTTGGTAAATTTGTGTATGACCATGGTCTTACCAAAAACCAAAAACCAACCATCGAAACGGGAAAAGGTGTTCTCACTTTAGATTTAAAAACCGGTACGAATGGAAAAGTCGAAATGGTGACTGTGGATATGGGCGAACCCATTCTCAAACCTTCACTTGTACCAATCGTTTGGCCAGGGGAAGAACCTGTGATCAACCAAGAGATCGAAGTCCAAGGGAAAAAATATCGTTTTACTGCTGTTAGTATGGGAAACCCTCATTGTGTGATCTATGTGGATGATGCCGATGCTTTTCCCGTTAGAGAAATTGGACCCATCATTGAAAACCATCCACTGTTCCCAAGACGAGTGAATGTGGAATTTGTATCCGTTAGAGGAAAAGACCATCTTTACCAAAGGACTTGGGAACGAGGAACAGGTGAAACCTTGGCTTGCGGTACAGGGGCTTGTGCAGTGACGGTATCTTCCATTCTCAATGGGAAAACCGGACGATCTGTCCGCATTGACCTAAGAGGGGGAACCCTCCATGTAGAATGGAAAGAGAATGGATCAGTGATGATGACAGGTCCAGCCAAAGAAGTGTTCTCGGGAGAAGTGGAAATCTAG
- a CDS encoding DUF4468 domain-containing protein: protein MMPKRVLLLFAFFLLFQNSMCLKLWIVSAKMRTTEDARDNKSYQKTRSFLKAKQWLEYKLDPELSKIEFENQDLGELRGIGLIKCYVPYGIGEVDANEHEFEYIVKVKDGHAEMQINKIFSFIRDPNDIILNYGPKNEKVAKVTIRSCFRPLLDDFFEFIK from the coding sequence ATGATGCCAAAACGAGTCTTGTTATTATTCGCTTTTTTCCTATTGTTCCAAAACTCTATGTGTTTGAAACTTTGGATTGTTTCTGCCAAAATGCGTACAACAGAAGATGCAAGGGACAATAAATCCTACCAAAAAACGAGAAGTTTTCTGAAAGCGAAACAGTGGTTGGAATACAAATTAGACCCAGAACTTTCCAAAATCGAATTTGAAAACCAAGACTTGGGGGAACTTCGAGGGATTGGTCTCATCAAGTGTTACGTTCCTTATGGGATTGGGGAAGTTGATGCCAATGAACATGAATTTGAATACATTGTGAAGGTGAAAGACGGTCACGCAGAAATGCAGATCAATAAAATCTTTTCCTTCATCCGTGATCCGAATGATATCATACTCAATTATGGACCAAAAAATGAGAAAGTGGCAAAGGTAACCATTCGTTCCTGCTTCCGACCACTGCTTGATGACTTCTTTGAGTTTATCAAATAA
- the fliD gene encoding flagellar filament capping protein FliD: MPAYTMPGLMTGQNTNDIVKKLVELERRPIKRWETENEYAKMQIQIWGEVKNLTTNLQTKTRALVSFTAPFATKSVSSSVEGVITGEASRAAKSGNRSLEIIEMASKHQLSGVEIDTDIRLPEGSFTVYSGKSKETVTFPGGGLSELTSAIKNMAGTLVETSIIKIDKDSSIITLTSVKTGKKNELQFSDPNGILKLAGLVGENKAASEDTKQLLSLDGTKAKVWDLSKFKKSELETEKIAQTEEGIFLKPDTAYTIPIAVTEIKERAYLEVEVVGEAPAVMEMGMSFEKEGSVRNKFLPINKTELKYIFQAGDFASDKNLTGIIVSNSATTPIQIKSVTLVTPQAPGTAEPVKVLQEAKDLKIKIDGVEITRETNDGIADVLEGISFNVHKVTEEPVTLKIHVDHAKGSALIKEWVDAYNDLMKFSKEVTSVEKNGKISDKKESDDSKAADISRDFWDNKSKSGLLAGENSILRLIASLKTTANSYYPATKENGFRVLTDIGISTGAVGSNWEKIQDGLLQIDQEKLIAVLSENPDGVRDLFASDRNNDAKMEEGVGIRLLEILKPYNQYASGIVTSKVKLLEESVAGNNKKIKEHESHLISFEAKLKQRFLYMEQGVGKNKSVGNYLQNNMFRGNGGE; this comes from the coding sequence ATGCCAGCATACACCATGCCGGGTCTGATGACCGGGCAAAACACAAACGATATCGTTAAAAAACTGGTCGAATTGGAACGCCGGCCCATCAAACGTTGGGAAACCGAAAATGAATACGCCAAAATGCAGATTCAGATTTGGGGAGAGGTCAAAAATCTAACTACCAACTTACAAACCAAAACCAGAGCCCTTGTTTCCTTTACAGCTCCATTTGCTACCAAATCCGTGTCCTCTTCTGTGGAAGGAGTGATCACTGGGGAAGCATCACGTGCTGCCAAGTCGGGAAATCGCTCACTTGAAATCATTGAAATGGCAAGTAAACACCAGTTATCTGGTGTAGAAATTGATACAGACATTCGACTTCCTGAAGGAAGTTTTACCGTGTATTCTGGTAAATCCAAAGAGACAGTGACTTTCCCAGGTGGAGGGTTATCCGAACTAACGAGTGCCATTAAGAATATGGCAGGTACTTTAGTTGAAACTTCCATCATCAAAATTGATAAAGACTCTTCTATTATTACATTAACATCCGTTAAAACAGGTAAAAAAAATGAACTTCAGTTTTCAGATCCAAATGGAATTTTGAAACTTGCTGGACTTGTTGGCGAAAATAAAGCCGCTTCAGAAGATACCAAACAACTTCTTTCCCTCGATGGTACAAAGGCCAAAGTTTGGGACTTATCAAAATTTAAAAAATCTGAATTAGAGACAGAAAAAATCGCACAAACGGAAGAAGGAATTTTTCTAAAACCAGACACCGCATATACAATTCCCATTGCAGTTACCGAAATCAAAGAACGTGCTTATCTGGAAGTGGAAGTTGTCGGGGAAGCTCCTGCTGTCATGGAGATGGGAATGAGTTTTGAGAAGGAAGGGAGTGTGCGTAATAAATTCCTTCCCATTAACAAAACAGAATTAAAGTATATTTTCCAAGCAGGTGATTTTGCGAGTGATAAAAATCTCACTGGAATCATTGTTTCCAATTCTGCCACAACACCAATCCAAATCAAATCGGTAACACTTGTCACTCCCCAAGCACCTGGGACCGCAGAACCTGTGAAAGTGTTACAAGAAGCCAAAGATCTCAAAATCAAAATTGATGGAGTTGAGATCACACGAGAAACCAATGATGGCATCGCAGATGTATTGGAAGGAATCTCATTTAATGTGCATAAGGTGACAGAAGAACCTGTTACTTTAAAAATCCATGTCGACCATGCCAAAGGATCTGCCCTCATCAAAGAATGGGTAGATGCTTATAATGATTTGATGAAGTTCTCCAAAGAAGTAACTTCGGTTGAGAAAAATGGAAAAATTTCAGATAAAAAAGAAAGTGATGATTCTAAAGCCGCTGATATTTCCAGAGATTTTTGGGATAATAAATCCAAATCGGGGCTTCTGGCTGGTGAAAACTCAATTTTACGCCTCATCGCTTCCTTGAAAACAACAGCTAACTCGTATTATCCTGCCACTAAAGAAAACGGGTTCCGTGTTTTGACAGACATTGGGATTTCCACAGGTGCTGTTGGATCTAACTGGGAAAAAATCCAAGATGGTTTGTTACAAATTGACCAAGAGAAACTGATAGCTGTTCTATCTGAAAACCCAGATGGAGTTAGGGATTTATTTGCATCCGATCGGAATAATGATGCGAAGATGGAAGAGGGAGTTGGGATCAGGCTTCTCGAGATTCTAAAACCTTATAACCAATATGCTTCTGGTATTGTGACAAGTAAGGTAAAACTCTTAGAAGAGAGTGTTGCTGGAAATAATAAAAAAATCAAAGAACATGAATCCCATCTCATTAGCTTTGAAGCCAAATTAAAACAAAGATTTCTCTACATGGAACAAGGTGTAGGAAAAAACAAATCAGTTGGGAACTATTTACAGAATAATATGTTTAGAGGGAACGGTGGAGAATGA
- a CDS encoding MFS transporter, protein MNHSKLKLPIKMGYGFAETGITAVQLFTQIYLLKYYTEIVGLNSSLAGIALSISVIWDAISDPLMGRISDHTTTRFGRRRPYIFIGGILLSISVLLLFSPPSLSSQMGKFAYLLSVYLLVNTAMTVISVPHIALGGELSFERNERTSVFGWRLFFSNIGMLIGMIVPAAILQSLGDESAKENIITSRTVAGEIVSLVILVSSIITFLVTKGKDTIQSDKTKQLPFFQSFGSVLRNKMFLILLFAFIIATIGRTFNSAIALYYYEYRLGLKESQVVINILLPFFLVLMLSIGFWVWISKRIGKKIPAFLGVFGLGLLTVIVYPLFPYGELRPPLIAAFFGGIFAGSILIMDSILTDVVDYDEYKTGEKREGLYFGIWKMGVKFSQAFGIALTGFLLDFIGFQNGLTEQSAEVGFRLAMIFGPGVGFFFILGSIVFLFFPLTDAKHIQVQRILTKRTLKKIHR, encoded by the coding sequence ATGAACCATTCTAAACTAAAACTTCCCATTAAAATGGGATATGGGTTTGCAGAAACTGGCATAACAGCCGTTCAACTTTTTACTCAAATTTATCTTCTCAAATACTATACAGAGATCGTGGGACTCAATTCCAGTTTAGCAGGAATTGCATTATCAATTTCAGTGATTTGGGATGCAATCAGTGACCCACTCATGGGTCGGATTTCTGACCATACCACCACTCGATTCGGTAGACGAAGGCCATATATCTTCATCGGTGGAATTTTATTATCCATATCAGTGCTTTTACTTTTTTCGCCCCCTTCCCTTTCTTCCCAAATGGGTAAATTTGCGTATTTACTAAGTGTTTATCTTTTAGTGAATACAGCGATGACAGTTATCTCAGTACCTCATATTGCACTTGGTGGAGAACTAAGTTTTGAACGAAATGAACGAACTTCAGTGTTTGGTTGGAGGTTATTCTTTAGTAACATCGGAATGTTAATTGGAATGATTGTGCCAGCGGCCATTTTACAATCTCTAGGTGATGAAAGTGCTAAGGAAAATATCATCACCTCTCGGACTGTCGCTGGAGAGATTGTTTCACTCGTGATCCTTGTTTCTTCTATCATCACCTTTTTAGTGACAAAAGGCAAAGATACGATCCAATCTGATAAAACAAAACAACTCCCATTCTTTCAGTCATTTGGTTCGGTCTTACGAAACAAAATGTTTCTCATCTTATTATTTGCATTTATCATAGCAACGATTGGTAGAACGTTTAACTCCGCAATTGCCTTGTACTATTATGAATACCGATTGGGTTTAAAGGAATCCCAGGTGGTCATCAATATCTTACTGCCGTTTTTTCTTGTACTCATGTTATCAATTGGTTTTTGGGTTTGGATCTCCAAAAGGATTGGAAAAAAAATCCCTGCCTTTCTTGGTGTATTTGGCTTAGGCCTTCTAACTGTGATTGTGTATCCCTTATTCCCTTATGGAGAACTAAGGCCTCCTCTCATCGCAGCATTTTTTGGAGGGATCTTTGCAGGTTCGATTCTCATTATGGATTCCATCCTAACAGATGTAGTCGACTATGATGAATACAAAACTGGTGAAAAACGGGAAGGACTCTATTTTGGAATTTGGAAGATGGGAGTAAAATTTTCCCAAGCCTTTGGAATCGCACTCACTGGATTTTTACTCGATTTCATTGGATTTCAAAATGGACTTACAGAACAATCAGCTGAAGTTGGATTTCGACTTGCGATGATTTTTGGTCCAGGCGTTGGATTTTTCTTTATCTTAGGATCGATTGTTTTTTTATTTTTTCCCCTTACGGATGCAAAACACATCCAAGTGCAAAGAATCCTAACAAAAAGAACATTGAAAAAGATCCATCGGTAA